One part of the Gammaproteobacteria bacterium genome encodes these proteins:
- a CDS encoding tRNA-binding protein, which translates to MKTINWQEFEQVDLRIGTVIEARIFPEALKPAYILHVDFGPEVGMLKSSAQITDLYTPDDLVGKQVLGVVNFPKKQIGPIRSEFLITGFTQADGSVVLAQPEQPVANGLKLA; encoded by the coding sequence ATGAAAACAATCAACTGGCAGGAATTTGAACAAGTCGATCTTCGGATCGGCACAGTCATTGAAGCAAGAATTTTTCCCGAAGCCCTAAAGCCGGCTTACATCCTCCATGTTGATTTCGGGCCAGAAGTAGGCATGCTTAAATCCAGCGCGCAGATCACTGATCTTTATACACCAGATGATCTGGTCGGAAAGCAGGTTCTCGGTGTAGTCAATTTTCCAAAAAAACAGATTGGCCCGATTAGGTCTGAATTCTTGATCACCGGCTTTACCCAGGCTGATGGATCTGTTGTGCTGGCACAACCTGAACAACCCGTTGCCAACGGCCTCAAACTCGCCTGA
- a CDS encoding acyl-CoA dehydrogenase yields MPNYAAPVDDLKFVLNELVDLEGIRAMPGYEEATSDVVDAVLNEAGKLASEVLAPLNRRGDVEAPTVKDGVVTTSTEWRAAYQKFAEGGWTALIFDPEYGGQGLPRVLAVAVQEMWDAANMSFGLCPLLTNSAAEAISLQGSEEQKRIYLTKLVSGEWAGTMNLTEPQAGSDLSAIRASAIPTDDDGHYLLSGQKIYITYGEHDLTSNIVHLVLARTPDAPEGVKGISLFIVPKFIPDAQGEPGERNDLRCVSLEHKLGIHGSPTALMAYGDQGGATAYLIGDKNRGLEYMFIMMNMARHAVGVEGYAVAERAYQRARNFVIERVQGRAVGDPSGKRVTIIAHPDVARMMIDMKSRVEAMRAVSMYAAQAMDCSIRHPDEQARAKAQRRLDVLIPIVKGWSSEVGNQVTGVALQVHGGMGFIEETGAAQHYRDARITTIYEGTTGIQAADLVGRKLLRDGGEVIYELIKQARTDLMQINPGESDALKVICTNVSTSLDRLSGATDWILEAGTQDPRRPYASSFHYLMLWGIVAGGWQMARAAGVAARHLTTYEGNQDFYRSKLLTCRHYSEQVLPESEAHYQAIISGSDTVLAAAQYI; encoded by the coding sequence ATGCCTAATTATGCCGCACCTGTTGATGACCTTAAGTTTGTCCTTAACGAACTTGTTGATCTGGAAGGGATTCGCGCGATGCCGGGATACGAAGAGGCCACCTCAGATGTAGTCGACGCAGTGCTGAATGAAGCCGGGAAACTGGCCTCGGAAGTGCTCGCTCCGCTGAACAGGCGTGGAGACGTGGAGGCACCCACCGTAAAAGACGGAGTGGTAACGACCTCTACGGAATGGAGAGCTGCATACCAGAAGTTTGCGGAGGGTGGCTGGACGGCACTCATTTTTGACCCTGAATACGGTGGTCAGGGTCTGCCTCGAGTATTGGCTGTAGCTGTACAGGAAATGTGGGATGCCGCAAATATGTCATTCGGACTCTGTCCGTTGCTGACAAACTCTGCTGCCGAGGCAATCTCATTGCAGGGCAGTGAGGAACAGAAACGAATCTATCTGACTAAACTCGTGTCTGGTGAGTGGGCTGGAACGATGAATCTGACTGAGCCACAGGCTGGGTCTGATCTCAGTGCGATCAGGGCAAGCGCCATACCGACAGACGACGACGGACACTATCTCCTGAGCGGTCAGAAAATCTATATTACCTACGGTGAGCACGATCTCACCTCTAATATCGTGCATCTTGTGCTGGCTCGAACACCAGACGCACCCGAAGGCGTAAAAGGTATTTCGCTATTTATCGTACCGAAATTCATACCGGATGCACAGGGCGAACCTGGCGAGCGAAACGATCTGCGATGTGTGTCTCTCGAGCACAAACTCGGCATCCACGGCAGTCCCACTGCGCTAATGGCATACGGCGATCAAGGTGGTGCAACTGCGTATCTTATCGGTGACAAAAATAGGGGACTCGAGTACATGTTCATCATGATGAACATGGCGAGACATGCTGTTGGTGTCGAGGGTTACGCTGTTGCTGAACGCGCTTACCAGCGTGCTCGAAATTTTGTGATTGAACGAGTTCAGGGGCGGGCGGTAGGTGATCCGAGTGGCAAGCGAGTCACCATAATTGCTCACCCGGATGTCGCCCGCATGATGATCGATATGAAGAGTCGTGTGGAGGCTATGCGAGCAGTCAGCATGTACGCGGCGCAGGCAATGGATTGTTCCATCCGGCACCCGGACGAACAGGCCAGAGCAAAGGCCCAACGGCGTTTAGACGTACTGATTCCCATCGTTAAGGGTTGGAGCAGTGAAGTGGGCAACCAGGTTACCGGTGTGGCCTTGCAGGTTCACGGTGGCATGGGGTTTATCGAAGAAACCGGTGCGGCTCAACATTACCGCGACGCCCGCATCACCACGATTTACGAAGGCACTACCGGGATTCAGGCGGCTGATCTGGTGGGTCGAAAACTTCTTCGTGATGGTGGTGAGGTTATTTACGAATTAATTAAACAAGCACGTACAGATCTTATGCAGATTAACCCTGGTGAGTCCGACGCGCTGAAAGTAATTTGTACGAATGTGTCTACGTCACTTGATCGACTTTCAGGCGCGACGGACTGGATTCTTGAAGCAGGTACCCAGGATCCCAGACGACCCTACGCATCATCCTTTCACTATCTCATGCTGTGGGGTATCGTTGCAGGGGGCTGGCAAATGGCAAGGGCTGCGGGTGTAGCGGCTCGCCATTTGACAACGTATGAGGGCAATCAGGATTTCTATAGGAGCAAATTACTCACCTGCCGACATTACAGTGAGCAGGTGCTGCCGGAAAGCGAAGCCCATTACCAGGCAATAATTTCGGGATCGGATACCGTACTGGCAGCCGCACAGTACATCTGA